A single genomic interval of Romboutsia ilealis harbors:
- a CDS encoding YkgJ family cysteine cluster protein: MKSINILDEISDGKLYDIKDIVKADTCGCDGCSDCCHDVGELVVLTPFDIYEMVNYLGVEFDKLLGDKIELRQNNKILLPYLKMQDKEKRCSFLNQENRCMIHSKRPNICRLFPLGRVYQDDDFKYFLQVGNCPKEDLKDVKVENWIGIENYDENKRFILEWYKFIKALTFRLKFVRDEKEIEEINQILLDSFYRIKINEDESFYSVFLKELPNIKNRLGII, encoded by the coding sequence ATGAAATCTATAAACATACTAGATGAAATATCAGATGGAAAATTATATGATATTAAAGACATAGTAAAAGCAGACACATGTGGATGTGATGGATGCAGTGATTGTTGTCATGATGTTGGAGAACTAGTGGTGCTTACACCTTTTGATATATATGAAATGGTAAATTATTTAGGTGTTGAATTTGATAAGTTACTAGGAGATAAGATTGAATTAAGACAAAATAACAAAATTTTATTACCATATTTAAAAATGCAGGATAAAGAGAAAAGATGTAGCTTTTTAAATCAGGAAAATAGATGTATGATCCATTCTAAACGTCCAAATATTTGTCGCTTGTTCCCTCTTGGAAGAGTGTATCAAGATGATGATTTTAAATACTTTTTACAGGTAGGAAACTGTCCTAAAGAAGACCTAAAAGATGTTAAGGTAGAAAACTGGATAGGTATTGAAAACTATGATGAAAATAAAAGATTTATTTTAGAGTGGTATAAATTCATTAAGGCATTAACTTTCCGTTTAAAGTTTGTAAGAGACGAAAAAGAGATAGAGGAAATTAATCAAATTTTATTAGATAGCTTTTATCGTATTAAGATAAATGAAGATGAGAGTTTTTATTCTGTATTTTTAAAAGAGTTGCCTAATATAAAAAATAGATTGGGAATTATTTAG
- a CDS encoding restriction endonuclease: protein MVTKGASNFTKQVTKELIREQKRKQKEIEKLQKEEYINNRYKEAEIRTNNIEIYINKLNNTINSTCRQISIEEFINKDLEKLVLPEKLLVPYKEPAKIDIRKANIIEKLFKNPKQKYNLYVEETKDKYQKEYKLYEENEAKRKREIESLIKAHQLKRNEAINIKKELYKNRDATMISTYKEEILNQIEYPFEFRKCINTAYCKDSKRLVIDYLLPDKQIVPKEKGYEYKNRKDEIKAISINEKDRNNIYNQVIFSIALNSMNNIFNQDTHNNIDTIVFNGYINDIDLATGQDISPYIISAMVDKITFNSIDMNRIDKLKCLKETMQGRIDISSSLFLKGIVPICKCDYLNKSVVNNESINLLEVDPFVLENLVATLFRNMGYEVIGTNKTNDGGIDCILYNNDPIMGGKVIGQVKRYKNNIDIPKLREFESVLRNSDAMKGIFISTSNFSAQCEKFASDNNISLINGSLLVDYFNRYGISSYILHK, encoded by the coding sequence ATGGTAACAAAGGGAGCATCAAATTTTACAAAACAAGTAACAAAAGAATTGATAAGAGAACAAAAAAGAAAACAAAAAGAAATTGAAAAGCTTCAAAAGGAAGAATACATAAACAATAGATATAAAGAAGCTGAAATAAGAACAAATAACATAGAGATTTACATAAATAAATTAAATAATACAATAAATAGCACATGTAGACAAATATCTATAGAAGAATTTATAAATAAAGACTTAGAAAAGCTAGTATTACCAGAAAAATTACTAGTACCATACAAAGAACCAGCAAAAATAGATATAAGAAAAGCTAATATAATAGAGAAACTATTTAAAAATCCAAAACAAAAGTATAATTTATATGTAGAAGAAACAAAAGATAAATATCAAAAAGAGTATAAATTATATGAAGAAAATGAAGCTAAAAGAAAAAGAGAGATTGAATCTTTAATTAAAGCTCATCAGCTTAAGAGAAATGAAGCTATAAATATTAAAAAAGAGTTGTATAAAAATAGAGATGCAACAATGATAAGTACTTATAAAGAAGAAATACTAAATCAAATAGAATATCCATTTGAATTTAGAAAATGTATAAATACAGCATACTGTAAAGACTCTAAAAGATTAGTAATAGATTATCTATTACCAGATAAGCAAATAGTTCCAAAAGAAAAAGGATATGAATATAAAAACAGAAAAGATGAGATAAAAGCTATATCTATTAATGAGAAAGATAGAAATAATATATATAACCAAGTTATATTCTCTATAGCTCTTAATAGTATGAACAATATATTTAATCAGGATACACATAACAATATAGACACTATAGTATTTAATGGATATATAAATGATATAGACTTAGCTACAGGACAAGATATAAGTCCGTATATAATATCAGCTATGGTAGATAAAATTACATTTAATAGTATTGATATGAATAGAATAGATAAACTAAAATGCTTAAAAGAAACTATGCAAGGAAGAATAGATATAAGTTCAAGTTTATTTTTAAAAGGGATTGTACCTATATGTAAATGTGATTATTTAAATAAGTCAGTTGTAAATAATGAAAGTATAAATTTACTAGAGGTAGATCCATTTGTACTTGAAAATTTAGTAGCCACATTATTTAGAAATATGGGATATGAGGTAATAGGTACAAATAAAACTAATGATGGTGGTATAGATTGTATATTATATAATAATGACCCTATAATGGGTGGTAAGGTTATAGGGCAGGTTAAGAGGTATAAAAATAATATTGATATACCAAAGCTTAGAGAATTTGAATCGGTACTTAGAAACTCTGATGCTATGAAGGGGATATTTATATCTACAAGTAATTTTAGTGCCCAGTGTGAAAAGTTTGCATCTGATAATAATATAAGTCTTATAAATGGTAGTTTATTGGTTGATTACTTTAATAGGTATGGTATAAGCTCCTATATATTACATAAATAG
- a CDS encoding YjjW family glycine radical enzyme activase — protein MALVNKIIPFSCIDGPGNRTAIFFQGCNLKCTYCHNPETINKCLNCGKCVSTCPVKALSIKDNKVLWDDKKCVECDNCIKACNHLSTPKTKDYSVDDLFEEIKKIRPFIQGITVSGGECTLNADFLVDLFTKVKEELNLTCFVDTNGTIDLSKREDLVNVTDKFMLDVKCIDNEEHLKITGLNNHTILKNLKYLLEKDKLYEVRTVVAPNLNNEHTIKEVAKIIDNKCKYKLNAYRKYGVREEGLKLHGEVGPSEEEMKIYLEYTKTK, from the coding sequence ATGGCATTAGTTAATAAGATAATTCCATTTTCGTGTATTGATGGCCCTGGAAATAGAACGGCAATATTTTTCCAAGGATGCAATTTAAAATGTACTTATTGTCATAACCCAGAAACTATAAATAAATGCTTAAACTGTGGTAAGTGTGTATCAACTTGCCCAGTTAAAGCTTTAAGTATAAAAGATAACAAAGTATTATGGGATGATAAAAAATGTGTAGAGTGTGATAATTGTATTAAAGCTTGTAATCATTTATCAACTCCAAAAACAAAAGATTACTCAGTAGATGACTTATTTGAAGAAATAAAGAAGATAAGACCATTTATTCAAGGAATAACTGTTAGCGGAGGGGAGTGCACCCTTAATGCAGACTTTTTAGTTGATTTATTTACTAAAGTAAAAGAAGAGCTTAATCTTACATGTTTTGTAGATACCAATGGAACAATAGATTTAAGCAAAAGAGAAGATTTAGTAAATGTAACTGATAAGTTTATGCTAGATGTTAAATGTATTGATAATGAAGAACATTTAAAAATTACAGGACTTAACAATCATACTATTTTAAAGAACTTAAAATATCTATTAGAAAAAGATAAGCTTTATGAAGTAAGAACTGTAGTGGCTCCTAACTTAAATAATGAACATACTATAAAAGAAGTAGCAAAAATTATAGATAATAAGTGTAAGTACAAACTTAATGCTTATAGAAAGTATGGAGTTAGAGAAGAAGGTTTAAAACTACATGGAGAAGTTGGCCCTAGTGAAGAAGAAATGAAGATTTATTTAGAATATACAAAAACAAAATAA
- a CDS encoding YjjI family glycine radical enzyme: MEQVLNIIKNETLTYNQQVLQLAGQAESTLNVLNIDEETKNLLDKEIICTMFEGNAPYRPRYIIPNYEVLMKKGCKFLDLDAPTDIWEATNSLLILYKHVPSITSYPVYLGNIDTLLEPFVKDEEEAYKAIKLYLKHIDRSLTDSFVHANIGPVDTKAGRLILKAMEELQCAVPNLTVKYDKDLTSKEFAKLCASTALVTAKPSFANHKMDVKDFGTEDYALASCYNGFIIGGGGYTLVRLVLSRLAETAESVEDFLENKLPFAAKKMLEYIDERTKFLVEEAAFFKSNFLVKEGFIKKELFTGMFGMVGLAEAVNHLLKATNQEDRFGHSKVANDLGIKIIETLNDIVTSYKSKYVECFNGNHVLHAQVGIDTDTGISPGCRIPVGEEPELFEHIIQSAPYHKYFFNGIGDIFVFEETYKNNLEAIINVIDGAFESGIRYTSVYSDSCDVVRVTGYLVKKSEVAELESGKAVKNNATVFGMNAKNGAKAFDRRLRK, translated from the coding sequence ATGGAACAAGTATTAAACATTATAAAAAATGAAACATTAACTTACAATCAACAAGTACTTCAATTAGCAGGTCAAGCTGAAAGTACTTTAAATGTATTAAACATAGATGAAGAAACAAAAAATCTTCTTGATAAAGAAATCATCTGTACAATGTTTGAAGGTAATGCACCTTATAGACCAAGATACATTATACCAAACTATGAAGTATTAATGAAAAAAGGATGTAAATTCTTAGACCTTGATGCACCAACTGATATATGGGAAGCTACTAATAGCTTACTAATATTATACAAGCATGTACCATCAATAACATCTTATCCAGTTTACTTAGGAAATATAGATACTTTACTAGAGCCATTTGTAAAAGATGAAGAAGAAGCATACAAAGCTATAAAATTATACTTAAAGCATATAGATAGATCACTTACAGACTCATTTGTTCATGCAAATATAGGTCCAGTAGATACAAAAGCAGGTAGATTAATACTTAAAGCTATGGAAGAATTACAATGTGCAGTTCCTAATTTAACTGTTAAATACGATAAAGATTTAACTTCAAAAGAATTTGCTAAGTTATGTGCATCTACAGCATTAGTTACAGCTAAGCCTAGTTTTGCTAATCACAAAATGGATGTTAAAGATTTTGGTACAGAAGATTATGCTTTAGCAAGTTGTTATAATGGATTTATAATAGGTGGGGGTGGATATACCCTAGTAAGACTTGTCTTAAGTAGATTGGCAGAAACTGCAGAATCAGTTGAAGATTTCCTAGAAAATAAATTACCATTTGCTGCTAAAAAGATGCTTGAGTATATAGATGAAAGAACAAAGTTCTTAGTAGAAGAAGCAGCATTCTTTAAATCAAACTTCCTTGTTAAAGAAGGATTTATAAAAAAAGAATTATTTACAGGAATGTTTGGAATGGTTGGTCTTGCTGAAGCAGTAAACCATTTATTAAAAGCTACTAATCAAGAAGATAGATTTGGTCATTCAAAAGTAGCTAATGACTTAGGGATAAAAATAATAGAAACACTTAATGATATAGTAACTTCATATAAATCAAAATATGTAGAATGCTTTAATGGTAATCACGTATTACATGCTCAAGTTGGTATAGATACAGACACAGGAATATCTCCAGGATGTAGAATACCTGTAGGTGAAGAGCCAGAATTATTTGAACATATTATACAATCAGCTCCGTATCATAAGTACTTCTTCAATGGAATAGGAGATATATTTGTATTTGAAGAAACATATAAAAATAACTTAGAAGCAATAATCAATGTTATAGATGGAGCATTTGAAAGTGGAATAAGATATACTTCTGTATATAGTGATAGTTGTGATGTAGTACGTGTTACAGGATATTTAGTTAAAAAATCAGAAGTAGCAGAATTAGAAAGTGGAAAAGCAGTTAAAAATAATGCAACAGTATTTGGAATGAATGCAAAGAATGGAGCAAAAGCTTTCGATAGAAGGCTAAGAAAATAA
- a CDS encoding Crp/Fnr family transcriptional regulator, with translation MNNSLLYKYLENQDAKDFIEKIPINIKNKCKLRKIEKGKLLVLKGNNIEYIYIHCQGKMQVKNEFENGFVYSFANIKPIAYIGAMEIMANKQTYSSTLQTTTECIILEMQKIDFKNWINTDHKLTLKVLNFVSSRMYEQSLKTGEVLAYPAICILTNYLINVFESQDKDVVFLEKTREEIGSILGFSVRTINRNLKELKDENLITVNRKGISITKEQFDKLLNKLESIK, from the coding sequence ATGAACAATAGTTTACTCTACAAGTACTTAGAAAATCAAGATGCTAAGGACTTTATTGAGAAAATACCTATAAACATAAAAAACAAATGTAAACTTAGAAAAATAGAAAAAGGAAAACTATTAGTACTAAAAGGAAACAATATCGAATATATCTACATTCATTGCCAGGGAAAAATGCAAGTGAAAAATGAATTTGAAAATGGATTTGTATATAGTTTTGCAAATATTAAACCAATAGCATACATTGGTGCTATGGAAATTATGGCGAATAAACAAACCTATTCATCAACACTACAAACTACTACAGAATGTATAATACTAGAAATGCAAAAGATTGATTTTAAAAATTGGATTAATACAGATCATAAATTAACTTTAAAAGTTTTAAATTTTGTATCAAGTCGTATGTATGAGCAGTCTTTAAAAACTGGAGAAGTATTAGCATATCCTGCAATATGTATATTAACAAATTATTTGATAAATGTTTTTGAAAGCCAAGATAAAGATGTAGTTTTTTTAGAAAAAACTAGAGAAGAAATTGGCTCAATATTAGGGTTTTCAGTAAGAACAATTAACAGAAATTTAAAAGAATTAAAAGATGAAAATTTAATAACTGTAAACAGAAAAGGTATATCAATAACAAAAGAGCAATTTGATAAATTACTAAATAAGTTAGAATCAATTAAATAA
- a CDS encoding MFS transporter, which translates to MNNSKGVKPFGFKDKLGYLLGDLGNDFSFIFSSSFLMLFYTKVWGIPASIVGILFLVSRFLDAFTDIGMGTIIDKSTPTKDGKFRPWIKRVALPISLMTFLMFQSGLSGASMTVKIIVMFVTYILWGSFCYTAINIPYGSMASAITDVPEERAVLSTWRSMGANIASVIVNSLVPLFIYYSDASGNKLVSGTNFTIIAGIFSLCSFLCYIGCFKLTTERVKFEKKDNNEKKEKVSFFKNFGLILKNRALLAMIACSIVLLLSQLTVGTMNQYLFADYFKNIGALSVYSAAALPISLVLVTFLAKLSGKVGKKEIGTISMIFTGALYFLVFVLRVRNPWVYVSITVLATVGISAFNMLIWANITDIIDYQEVLTGKRDDATIYGVYSFSRKIGQALAGGLGGFILTFIGYNSATSTQTVAVTESIYTVSTILPGICYIGIGLILAFAYPLSRKVVEENSTKLAKIHKSKAV; encoded by the coding sequence ATGAACAATTCAAAAGGGGTAAAACCATTTGGTTTCAAAGACAAATTAGGGTACTTACTTGGAGATTTAGGAAATGATTTCTCATTCATATTTTCAAGTTCATTCCTAATGTTATTCTACACTAAGGTTTGGGGAATACCAGCATCTATAGTTGGTATATTATTCTTAGTATCAAGATTTTTAGATGCTTTTACAGATATTGGTATGGGGACAATTATCGATAAATCAACACCTACAAAAGATGGTAAGTTTAGACCATGGATAAAAAGAGTCGCACTTCCAATTTCTCTTATGACTTTTTTAATGTTCCAATCAGGCTTATCAGGAGCATCAATGACTGTTAAGATAATAGTAATGTTCGTAACGTATATATTATGGGGTTCATTCTGTTATACTGCTATAAACATACCTTATGGTTCAATGGCATCAGCTATAACTGATGTTCCTGAAGAAAGAGCTGTTCTTTCAACTTGGAGAAGTATGGGAGCAAATATTGCTAGTGTTATTGTAAATAGCTTAGTACCACTATTTATTTATTATTCAGATGCTAGTGGTAACAAACTTGTAAGTGGAACTAATTTCACAATAATAGCTGGTATATTCTCACTATGTTCTTTCTTATGTTATATAGGATGTTTTAAATTAACTACTGAACGTGTTAAGTTTGAAAAGAAAGATAATAATGAGAAAAAGGAAAAGGTTTCTTTCTTTAAGAATTTTGGTTTAATCTTAAAAAATAGAGCTTTATTAGCAATGATAGCTTGTAGTATTGTATTATTACTTAGCCAATTGACAGTAGGTACTATGAATCAATATTTATTTGCAGATTACTTCAAAAATATAGGCGCATTATCAGTTTATAGTGCTGCTGCACTTCCAATAAGTTTAGTATTAGTTACTTTCCTAGCTAAATTATCAGGAAAAGTAGGTAAAAAAGAAATCGGTACAATATCAATGATATTTACAGGTGCTCTATATTTTTTAGTATTTGTGTTAAGAGTAAGAAATCCATGGGTATATGTGTCTATAACAGTTTTAGCTACAGTAGGTATTTCTGCATTTAATATGCTTATATGGGCTAATATAACAGATATAATAGACTATCAAGAAGTATTAACTGGAAAAAGAGATGATGCTACTATATATGGTGTTTATTCATTCTCTAGAAAGATAGGTCAAGCGCTAGCTGGTGGACTTGGTGGATTTATATTAACATTTATAGGTTATAATTCAGCTACTTCTACTCAAACAGTTGCTGTAACAGAATCTATATACACAGTATCAACTATATTACCAGGTATTTGTTATATAGGTATAGGTTTAATACTTGCATTTGCTTATCCTTTAAGTAGAAAAGTAGTTGAAGAAAACTCTACTAAATTAGCAAAAATTCATAAAAGTAAAGCAGTTTAA
- a CDS encoding glycoside hydrolase family 2 protein: MRKVYNFNTKWAFSKDASEAPKEMPQKWYWVSLPHTWNDIDGQDGGNDLYRGTSFYAKELEKIDLPKADKYYLEFNGANSSATVYVNGKKLASHDGGYSTWRVNITDVLEDKNLFVVEVDNSQNDRVYPQNADFTFYGGLYRDVNILAVSNSHFDLEYYGGPGIKVTPEIVENNAKVEVEVFTTNTLENQKLNYILKDREGNVIAQKETSASETKVTFDIENVHLWHGKKDPYLYSAEVCLKENDEILDNVSTRFGCRTFKIDPELGFILNGEEYPLRGVSRHQDRWGVGNALLKEHHEEDMDMICEVGATTIRLAHYQHDQYFYDLCDEKGMVVWAEIPYISTHMPNGRENTISQMKELITQNYNHPSIVVWGLSNEITMSGESTEDLRENHVILNDLAHEMDKTRLTTIACVSMCSMDDPYVQIPDVVSYNHYFGWYGGDTSMNGPWFDEFHAKYPNIPIGCSEYGCEALNWHTSNPEQGDYTEEYQAYYHEELIKQFFTRKYMWATHVWNMFDFGADSRNEGGENGQNHKGLVTFDRKYKKDSFYAYKAWLSDEPFVHICGKRYVDRVEETTKVTVYSNQPEVELFANGVSLGKQSSPEHFFYFEVPNMGETNLVAIAGDCKDTSFIRKVEVFNEDYRLKEKGAILNWFDIDAPEGYYSLNNKISEIMESEEAGKIFTEFITPLMAGMMGADQVGEKKKDDSKNNLNAMMAMMGSFTILRMTSLLGAGHVEVTKEQLLDLNEKLNKIECRVKSLV; this comes from the coding sequence ATGAGAAAAGTGTATAATTTTAATACAAAATGGGCATTTTCTAAAGACGCTTCAGAAGCACCAAAAGAAATGCCACAAAAATGGTATTGGGTTTCATTACCTCATACTTGGAATGATATAGATGGACAAGATGGAGGAAATGATCTTTATAGGGGAACTTCTTTCTATGCAAAAGAATTAGAAAAAATAGATTTACCAAAAGCTGATAAATACTATTTAGAATTTAATGGAGCAAATTCTTCTGCAACAGTATATGTTAATGGAAAGAAATTAGCAAGTCATGATGGTGGTTACTCTACATGGAGAGTAAACATAACTGATGTATTAGAAGATAAAAACTTATTTGTAGTTGAAGTAGATAACTCTCAAAATGATAGAGTATATCCTCAAAATGCAGACTTTACTTTCTACGGTGGACTTTACCGTGATGTAAATATATTAGCAGTAAGCAACTCACATTTTGATTTAGAATACTACGGTGGACCAGGAATAAAAGTAACTCCAGAAATAGTAGAAAATAATGCTAAAGTTGAAGTAGAAGTATTTACAACAAATACTTTAGAAAATCAAAAATTAAACTACATATTAAAAGATAGAGAAGGAAATGTAATAGCACAAAAAGAAACAAGTGCATCAGAAACTAAAGTTACATTTGATATAGAAAATGTTCACTTATGGCATGGTAAAAAAGATCCATATTTATACAGTGCTGAAGTTTGCTTAAAAGAAAATGATGAAATTTTAGATAATGTAAGCACTAGATTTGGATGCCGTACTTTCAAAATAGACCCAGAATTAGGATTTATATTAAATGGTGAAGAATATCCTTTAAGAGGTGTATCTCGTCATCAAGATAGATGGGGAGTAGGTAATGCATTACTTAAAGAACATCATGAAGAAGATATGGATATGATATGTGAAGTTGGAGCAACTACAATACGTCTTGCTCACTATCAACATGATCAATACTTCTATGACTTATGTGATGAAAAAGGTATGGTTGTTTGGGCAGAAATACCTTATATATCTACACATATGCCAAATGGTAGAGAAAATACAATATCACAAATGAAAGAGTTAATAACTCAAAATTACAATCATCCATCTATAGTTGTATGGGGATTATCAAATGAAATAACAATGTCAGGAGAATCTACTGAAGATTTAAGAGAAAATCATGTAATATTAAATGATTTAGCACATGAAATGGATAAAACAAGACTTACAACAATAGCTTGTGTATCTATGTGTAGCATGGATGATCCATATGTACAAATACCTGATGTAGTATCATACAACCATTACTTTGGATGGTATGGAGGGGACACATCTATGAATGGTCCTTGGTTTGATGAGTTCCACGCAAAATATCCAAACATACCAATAGGTTGTAGTGAATACGGATGTGAAGCATTAAACTGGCATACTTCAAATCCAGAACAAGGTGATTACACAGAAGAATATCAAGCATACTACCATGAAGAATTAATAAAACAATTCTTCACAAGAAAATATATGTGGGCAACACATGTATGGAATATGTTTGACTTTGGAGCAGATTCACGTAATGAAGGTGGAGAAAATGGACAAAACCACAAAGGTTTAGTTACATTTGACCGTAAATACAAAAAAGATTCATTCTATGCTTACAAAGCTTGGTTATCAGATGAACCATTTGTACACATATGTGGTAAGAGATATGTTGATAGAGTAGAGGAAACTACAAAAGTTACTGTTTACTCAAATCAACCAGAAGTAGAATTATTTGCAAATGGTGTAAGTCTTGGAAAACAATCTTCACCAGAACACTTCTTCTATTTTGAAGTACCAAATATGGGAGAAACTAATTTAGTTGCAATAGCAGGTGATTGTAAAGATACTAGCTTTATACGTAAAGTAGAAGTATTTAATGAAGATTATCGTCTAAAAGAAAAAGGAGCAATATTAAACTGGTTCGATATAGATGCACCAGAAGGATATTATTCTCTTAACAATAAAATATCTGAAATAATGGAATCAGAAGAAGCAGGAAAAATATTTACTGAATTTATAACTCCATTAATGGCAGGAATGATGGGTGCAGATCAAGTTGGAGAAAAAAAGAAAGACGATTCAAAAAATAACTTAAATGCAATGATGGCAATGATGGGAAGCTTTACTATACTTAGAATGACAAGTCTTCTTGGTGCAGGTCATGTAGAAGTTACAAAAGAACAATTACTTGACTTAAATGAGAAATTAAATAAAATTGAGTGTAGAGTTAAATCTTTAGTATAA
- a CDS encoding helix-turn-helix transcriptional regulator produces the protein MQSDIINFATKLLSKCIPIKVQYFKMANWDFSNFEEDSDFSSMINHHLLKCIKPYLKQCETSTITNIITPFHTHHYVLCISKDDNEHLVVGPFVENPITDDLVYPIINNLNLNLDYASKLKLYYQSLPSIDRSTVYEILFTINEYITKNENPPHLNTVDLSILPKQDSSYDLFVKDLNRTSMYKKLEERYAGEDRLLSYITKGDIVLAQKEFAKNPISHSEIIRTKDSLRNAKNLLLSANTLFRRAAYIGGVPPLYLDELSEKWAIKIEQALSLELLNSFPIQMINSYCLLTKEHSLSKYSPIVKQALMFINLNISSNLTVKKVAFEVGLSPDYLTRLFKKELGVNIITYINRKRIDTSLELLKNVNLSIEEIGDLIGLSNTSYFYTIFKREIGVSPKQYRNSLKSK, from the coding sequence ATGCAATCAGATATTATAAATTTTGCAACAAAACTATTATCAAAGTGTATTCCAATAAAAGTACAATATTTTAAAATGGCTAATTGGGATTTTTCGAATTTTGAAGAAGATTCGGATTTTTCTTCTATGATAAATCACCATCTTTTAAAATGTATAAAACCATATCTAAAACAATGTGAAACTTCTACTATCACAAATATTATAACCCCATTTCATACACACCATTATGTACTTTGTATATCAAAAGATGATAATGAACACCTTGTTGTTGGACCTTTTGTAGAAAATCCTATTACTGATGACTTGGTTTATCCTATTATTAATAATCTAAATCTTAACTTAGATTATGCTTCTAAGTTAAAACTTTACTATCAATCGCTACCATCTATTGATAGATCAACAGTATATGAAATTTTATTTACTATAAATGAATATATAACAAAAAATGAAAACCCTCCTCATTTAAATACTGTTGATTTAAGTATTTTACCAAAGCAGGATTCTAGTTATGATTTATTTGTTAAGGATTTAAATCGTACATCTATGTATAAAAAACTTGAGGAGAGATATGCTGGTGAGGATAGGTTACTATCTTACATTACAAAGGGGGATATAGTGCTTGCTCAAAAAGAATTTGCAAAAAATCCTATAAGTCATTCAGAAATTATTCGTACTAAAGATTCTCTAAGAAATGCAAAGAATTTATTATTAAGTGCTAATACCTTGTTTCGTAGAGCTGCTTATATTGGTGGAGTACCTCCTCTATACTTAGATGAGTTATCAGAAAAATGGGCAATAAAAATAGAACAAGCTCTTTCACTAGAACTACTTAATAGTTTTCCTATTCAAATGATAAATTCATATTGTCTTCTTACTAAAGAGCATTCTCTTTCTAAGTATTCACCAATTGTAAAACAAGCTCTTATGTTTATTAATTTAAATATTTCTTCTAATCTTACTGTAAAAAAAGTTGCTTTTGAAGTTGGTCTATCTCCTGATTATTTAACTCGTTTGTTTAAAAAGGAATTAGGGGTTAATATTATTACATATATTAATAGAAAACGAATTGATACTTCCCTTGAATTGTTAAAGAATGTAAACTTGTCTATAGAAGAGATTGGAGATTTGATTGGTTTAAGTAATACTTCTTATTTTTATACGATATTTAAGAGGGAAATTGGAGTTTCTCCAAAGCAATATAGAAATAGTTTAAAGTCTAAATAA
- a CDS encoding SPOCS domain-containing protein, whose product MFDNISITGITPLDYYPDKCTMTNCKQNIESISLCIPCQKPDMESINEIKVSFCINSCKLLNTILGPKILANITSKIKVIYTAKNPEQSLHSAHWDINFCDFILLETPYYDKRNLCTSNLFIGLEDVCVLDYDERYIELSLLYILCPNINMSNNTKGYVCKPEPNTNSKNLKNTYYYPVDYYENSSCCYQKPCKSD is encoded by the coding sequence TTGTTTGACAACATATCAATAACTGGCATAACTCCGCTAGATTATTATCCAGATAAATGCACTATGACAAATTGTAAACAAAATATTGAATCAATAAGCCTTTGTATTCCATGTCAAAAACCTGATATGGAGTCAATCAATGAAATAAAAGTAAGCTTTTGTATAAATAGTTGTAAACTATTAAATACAATACTTGGACCTAAGATTTTAGCAAATATAACAAGTAAAATAAAAGTTATCTATACAGCTAAAAATCCAGAACAATCTCTTCATTCTGCTCATTGGGATATAAACTTTTGTGACTTTATATTACTAGAGACACCTTATTATGATAAACGCAATTTATGTACTTCAAATTTATTTATAGGACTAGAAGATGTTTGTGTTTTAGACTACGACGAAAGATATATAGAGCTTTCTTTACTTTATATACTATGTCCAAATATTAATATGAGTAATAATACTAAAGGCTATGTTTGTAAACCAGAACCTAATACTAACTCAAAAAATCTAAAAAATACTTATTATTATCCAGTAGACTACTATGAAAATTCTTCATGCTGTTATCAAAAGCCATGTAAAAGTGATTAA